A window of the Lactuca sativa cultivar Salinas chromosome 5, Lsat_Salinas_v11, whole genome shotgun sequence genome harbors these coding sequences:
- the LOC111910129 gene encoding basic leucine zipper 19: MDDGELDFSNHEIFVGDIPSSGSLNSFFDEIFNDTHTCTHKHTCNPPGPDYHVHTKILLATSDDDKTPIEETAESSDKKGKNRPLGNREAVRKYREKKKACAASLEDEVVRLTALNQQLMRRVQSQVGLEAEVTRQKSLLVDIRGRIDGEIRSFPYQKRHHPVGNQNW, translated from the coding sequence ATGGATGACGGAGAACTCGATTTCTCCAACCACGAGATATTTGTGGGTGATATCCCGAGCAGTGGTTCCTTGAACAGCTTCTTCGATGAAATCTTCAACGACACACACACGTGTACTCATAAGCACACATGTAACCCTCCGGGACCTGATTACCATGTCCACACCAAAATCCTACTTGCTACGAGCGATGACGACAAAACCCCTATAGAAGAAACCGCTGAATCCTCCGACAAAAAAGGTAAGAATCGTCCATTAGGAAACCGGGAAGCTGTGAGAAAGTATCGTGAAAAGAAGAAGGCGTGTGCTGCTTCATTAGAAGACGAAGTAGTTAGATTGACAGCATTGAATCAACAATTGATGAGAAGAGTTCAGAGTCAAGTAGGATTAGAAGCAGAAGTAACGAGGCAAAAAAGTTTGCTTGTGGACATTAGAGGGAGAATCGATGGAGAAATCAGATCTTTTCCTTATCAAAAACGCCACCATCCGGTGGGTAATCAGAATTGGTAA